Proteins from a genomic interval of Salmo salar chromosome ssa14, Ssal_v3.1, whole genome shotgun sequence:
- the LOC106569738 gene encoding vesicle-associated membrane protein-associated protein A isoform X2 produces the protein MSKLEQILVLDPPCDLRFKGPFTDVVTINLKLKNPSDRRVCFKVKTTAPKRYCVRPNSGIIDVAATVTISVMLQPFDYDPNEKSKHKFMVQSIFAPPNVAEMDAMWKDVKPHDLMDSKLRCVFDLPSENDEVNEVDLSSKTTAPVQNSSKAADGPVLTAAKTASVSMNDSEMKKLTEACKRLQAEMDKLAGENRQLKDDGVRMRRAAQRSDHVTSNQTGSSSSSMMQQTTATSLPSLLVVIAAVFIGFFIGKFIL, from the exons gtcccttCACTGATGTTGTCACCATCAACCTGAAGCTGAAGAACCCGTCTGATAGAAGAGTATGTTTCAAAGTGAAGACCACAGCTCCCAAGAGATACTGCGTACGGCCCAACAGCGGCATCATCGATGTAGCTGCTACCGTCACCATCTCTG TAATGCTCCAGCCCTTTGACTACGACCCCAATGAGAAAAGTAAACACAAATTCATGGTCCAGAGTATCTTTGCTCCTCCTAATGTGGCTGAGATGGATGCAATG tgGAAAGATGTCAAACCTCATGATCTCATGGATTCCAAGCTGAGATGTGTATTCGACCTGCCTTCTGAAAACGATGAAGTG AATGAAGTGGATTTGAGCAGCAAAACAACGGCTCCCGTGCAGAACTCGTCCAAGGCGGCGGACGGTCCCGTGCTAACAGCGGCGAAGACCGCCAGCGTCTCGATGAACGACTCTGAGATGAAGAAACTAACGGAGGCGTGTAAGAGACTGCAGGCTGAGATGGACAAGCTGGCCGGCGAAAACCGACAACTCAAG gACGACGGTGTTAGAATGAGAAGGGCTGCCCAGCGTTCTGACCACGTGACATCAAACCagacaggctcctcctcctcctccatgatgcAACAGACGACCGccacctccctcccatctctcctcgtTGTCATAGCAGCCGTCTTCATCGGATTCTTCATCGGGAAGTTCATCTTGTAA
- the LOC106569738 gene encoding vesicle-associated membrane protein-associated protein A isoform X1, whose product MSKLEQILVLDPPCDLRFKGPFTDVVTINLKLKNPSDRRVCFKVKTTAPKRYCVRPNSGIIDVAATVTISVCFESIPVMLQPFDYDPNEKSKHKFMVQSIFAPPNVAEMDAMWKDVKPHDLMDSKLRCVFDLPSENDEVNEVDLSSKTTAPVQNSSKAADGPVLTAAKTASVSMNDSEMKKLTEACKRLQAEMDKLAGENRQLKDDGVRMRRAAQRSDHVTSNQTGSSSSSMMQQTTATSLPSLLVVIAAVFIGFFIGKFIL is encoded by the exons gtcccttCACTGATGTTGTCACCATCAACCTGAAGCTGAAGAACCCGTCTGATAGAAGAGTATGTTTCAAAGTGAAGACCACAGCTCCCAAGAGATACTGCGTACGGCCCAACAGCGGCATCATCGATGTAGCTGCTACCGTCACCATCTCTG tttgTTTTGAATCTATTCCAGTAATGCTCCAGCCCTTTGACTACGACCCCAATGAGAAAAGTAAACACAAATTCATGGTCCAGAGTATCTTTGCTCCTCCTAATGTGGCTGAGATGGATGCAATG tgGAAAGATGTCAAACCTCATGATCTCATGGATTCCAAGCTGAGATGTGTATTCGACCTGCCTTCTGAAAACGATGAAGTG AATGAAGTGGATTTGAGCAGCAAAACAACGGCTCCCGTGCAGAACTCGTCCAAGGCGGCGGACGGTCCCGTGCTAACAGCGGCGAAGACCGCCAGCGTCTCGATGAACGACTCTGAGATGAAGAAACTAACGGAGGCGTGTAAGAGACTGCAGGCTGAGATGGACAAGCTGGCCGGCGAAAACCGACAACTCAAG gACGACGGTGTTAGAATGAGAAGGGCTGCCCAGCGTTCTGACCACGTGACATCAAACCagacaggctcctcctcctcctccatgatgcAACAGACGACCGccacctccctcccatctctcctcgtTGTCATAGCAGCCGTCTTCATCGGATTCTTCATCGGGAAGTTCATCTTGTAA